A genome region from Haloarcula rubripromontorii includes the following:
- a CDS encoding potassium channel family protein — protein sequence MYIVIVGAGDIGSPLLEIATAGGNEVVVIERNEERAERASRQYDCLVINDDATSKDTLEDAGADRADALISTTDQDATNIMVCLLAQELEVPDIVSVVHNPEHMSVFRQIGVNTMQNPQRLIAEYLYRAVKRPSIVDFMRIGEQAEVFEITVQPNAPIAGKTLQEANTAGLIGGQTLIVAIERNGDNDPITPRGDTRIEAGDLLTVYSGDGATPEVTDIFGHSEDHS from the coding sequence ATGTATATCGTCATCGTCGGTGCCGGTGATATCGGGTCGCCGTTGCTTGAAATTGCGACAGCAGGCGGCAACGAGGTTGTCGTCATCGAACGCAACGAGGAGCGAGCGGAACGCGCGTCGAGACAGTACGATTGTCTCGTGATTAACGACGATGCAACCTCGAAGGATACGCTGGAGGACGCCGGTGCTGACCGTGCTGACGCACTCATCTCGACAACCGATCAGGACGCGACCAACATCATGGTCTGTCTGCTGGCACAGGAACTTGAGGTGCCGGACATCGTCTCAGTCGTCCACAACCCCGAACACATGAGCGTGTTCCGCCAGATCGGCGTCAACACGATGCAGAACCCACAGCGGCTCATCGCCGAGTATCTCTATCGAGCCGTCAAACGACCGTCTATCGTCGATTTCATGCGCATTGGTGAGCAGGCGGAAGTGTTCGAGATAACAGTCCAGCCGAATGCGCCGATTGCGGGCAAGACACTGCAGGAAGCCAACACAGCGGGTCTCATCGGTGGGCAGACGCTGATCGTGGCAATCGAGCGCAACGGCGACAACGACCCGATAACGCCCCGCGGCGATACACGTATCGAAGCGGGCGACCTCCTCACGGTCTACTCGGGAGACGGTGCGACGCCGGAGGTGACCGACATCTTCGGTCACTCCGAGGACCACAGCTGA
- a CDS encoding potassium transporter TrkG: protein MSRRNGGLFPADLQTIARDIGSLLLMEAGLMTITAVVALGFREFYAAFGFVTAAGMTAAVGGLATRGFADAPAPKMKHGMVIAAGGWLLVAAFGALPLLLTAWFTPPAVMDTFVPVGMDTSTWEPIRVGGTTTLSSLAYFRNPLHAFFESMSGWTGSGLTMAIHEPSLPRAVQWWRSFIQYVGGVGVIVLTVSILSRPGSGSYALYQSEAREEKIHPSVVSTVRTVWKLVAGYTVLSFALLFGAILASDSEYAESLPLWEVAWQALNHAMTGLTTGGFSVTDNSIATYNSPLVETVLLPIMILGAIAFPVHYVVLHDREVRELVSDLQTRWLFILLVIGVVALSAQNVWSVSETTGAFATQSFLPFSVPMLDAAQLDAVRDSTFQWVSALSCTGYQSAPIGRWLAGGKVLVAGAMVLGGAAGSTVGGIKLIRGYTIVRGIVWQFSRVFLPTNAVVTARIGDRTLDRESMEREFSEAAIVTLLWLIVLVTSSVVLTNVAGPAFGYADALFEVASAQGNVGLSTGITGPSMSPLAEGMFVLNMWVGRLEIIPILVFIRAGLYGLDP, encoded by the coding sequence ATGTCGCGACGGAACGGCGGGCTGTTTCCGGCGGACCTGCAGACAATTGCCCGGGATATCGGCTCGCTTCTGCTGATGGAGGCTGGGCTGATGACGATCACGGCCGTGGTTGCGCTGGGCTTTCGGGAGTTCTACGCCGCTTTTGGGTTCGTCACTGCGGCCGGAATGACCGCCGCTGTCGGCGGCCTCGCGACTCGTGGGTTCGCCGATGCCCCGGCCCCGAAGATGAAACATGGGATGGTCATCGCTGCCGGCGGGTGGCTGCTGGTCGCTGCGTTCGGGGCACTCCCGCTCCTGTTGACCGCGTGGTTCACGCCCCCCGCCGTCATGGACACGTTCGTTCCGGTCGGGATGGACACGAGTACGTGGGAGCCGATCAGAGTCGGAGGGACGACAACGCTCTCCAGTCTCGCATACTTCCGAAACCCGCTCCACGCCTTCTTCGAGAGCATGAGCGGGTGGACAGGGAGCGGCCTGACGATGGCGATTCACGAGCCCTCGCTGCCCCGCGCAGTCCAGTGGTGGCGGTCGTTCATCCAGTACGTCGGCGGCGTCGGCGTCATCGTCCTGACCGTGTCTATCCTTTCACGGCCCGGTAGCGGCAGTTACGCGCTCTATCAGAGCGAGGCCCGCGAAGAAAAGATCCATCCAAGCGTCGTCTCCACCGTCCGAACGGTCTGGAAACTCGTCGCCGGCTACACAGTGCTTTCCTTCGCATTGCTGTTCGGTGCGATTCTCGCCAGTGACAGCGAGTACGCCGAGTCGCTGCCGCTGTGGGAGGTCGCGTGGCAGGCGCTCAATCATGCCATGACCGGGCTCACGACTGGCGGATTCTCGGTCACCGACAATTCGATTGCGACGTACAACTCACCGCTCGTCGAGACCGTTCTGTTGCCGATTATGATTCTCGGCGCGATTGCGTTTCCCGTCCACTACGTCGTCTTACACGACAGGGAGGTTCGCGAACTCGTGTCGGACCTGCAGACCCGCTGGCTGTTCATCCTGCTTGTAATCGGCGTCGTCGCTCTCTCAGCACAAAACGTGTGGTCAGTCTCCGAGACAACCGGCGCGTTCGCCACACAGTCGTTTCTCCCGTTTTCCGTGCCGATGCTCGACGCCGCACAGCTCGATGCGGTTCGGGACTCGACGTTTCAGTGGGTCAGCGCCCTCAGCTGTACCGGCTACCAATCGGCTCCAATCGGTCGCTGGCTGGCCGGCGGCAAAGTGCTCGTAGCCGGCGCGATGGTGCTTGGCGGTGCTGCAGGGTCCACTGTCGGAGGCATCAAACTCATCCGGGGGTACACCATCGTTCGCGGCATCGTCTGGCAGTTCTCGCGGGTGTTTCTCCCGACAAATGCAGTGGTTACGGCCCGCATCGGCGACCGAACACTTGACCGCGAGTCGATGGAGCGGGAGTTCAGCGAAGCGGCCATCGTGACGCTGCTGTGGCTCATCGTTCTCGTCACCAGCAGTGTCGTTCTCACCAACGTCGCAGGCCCCGCGTTTGGCTACGCTGATGCCCTGTTCGAAGTGGCCAGCGCGCAGGGGAACGTCGGCCTTTCGACAGGTATCACCGGCCCGTCGATGTCCCCGCTCGCAGAGGGGATGTTCGTGCTGAACATGTGGGTCGGCCGCCTGGAGATCATCCCGATACTCGTGTTCATCCGCGCTGGACTGTACGGGCTAGACCCGTAA